In the genome of Ignavibacteriales bacterium, one region contains:
- a CDS encoding glycerol-3-phosphate acyltransferase — MEYLISAVSGYLFGSFPTAYLLLKRTKGIDITNTGSGNVGAMNSYEVTNSKVTGIMVLIIDAVKGIASVFFIKLLYPDAFGFAALALVFAVFSHCYNPWINFKGGRGLATAAGGAAIMFPFVLAAWLLLWVITFIYKRDILLSNIAATILSLMITYSSANIAVKYAFPKPGSESELMLFATGILLVIFIKHIDPLKELLKEKKIFQKRNDNVQEN; from the coding sequence ATGGAATATCTTATTTCGGCTGTTTCAGGTTATCTTTTTGGTTCTTTTCCAACAGCATACCTTTTATTAAAAAGAACAAAAGGTATTGATATAACTAATACCGGATCCGGCAACGTTGGGGCTATGAATTCCTATGAAGTAACAAACTCAAAAGTTACAGGAATAATGGTGCTTATCATTGATGCAGTTAAAGGAATTGCAAGTGTATTTTTTATTAAGCTGCTATATCCTGATGCATTCGGATTTGCTGCTCTGGCTTTAGTATTCGCGGTATTCAGTCATTGTTATAATCCCTGGATAAATTTTAAGGGCGGACGCGGACTTGCCACTGCAGCAGGAGGAGCCGCAATAATGTTTCCATTTGTTCTGGCAGCCTGGCTGCTTTTGTGGGTGATCACTTTTATTTATAAGAGGGATATTCTTCTTTCAAACATTGCTGCAACAATATTATCATTGATGATAACATATTCATCTGCTAATATTGCAGTTAAATATGCTTTCCCTAAGCCAGGCTCGGAATCTGAGCTTATGCTTTTCGCAACCGGAATTCTATTGGTGATTTTTATAAAGCATATTGATCCGTTAAAAGAGCTTCTCAAAGAAAAAAAAATATTTCAGAAAAGGAATGATAATGTCCAGGAGAATTAA
- a CDS encoding trypsin-like peptidase domain-containing protein — protein sequence MSRRIKLSAAILITILISGGIYFLANKNSKPHFYENNSDGYSLTAYKNLANNDITNSRKNIITETVQKVSPAVVGINVIEIRQYRDPFGSFFDDPFFRQFFGNRGNSNQKVKGLGSGYIISPDGYILTNDHVAGNASEVTVTMTNGNHYTAKIVGTDPVSDVCLLKIEEENLPYVVLGNSEDIIIGEWVIALGNPFGLFELNDKPTVTVGVISATGMNLEPLNNRYYLNMLQTDASINGGNSGGPLVNSIGEVIGMNTLIYTAGSQGSIGLGFAIPINKVKRIITELKEKGKIDRDFDIGLRIQSIDEGIANYYNLKTTRGVIVTQVAKNSPAGEAGIKVGDIITQVEEYKINNEQTLIGVFQEFRTGQTISLKVLRDDDELTKKMRLEKN from the coding sequence ATGTCCAGGAGAATTAAACTATCAGCAGCTATTCTAATCACGATTTTAATATCAGGCGGCATATACTTTCTCGCAAATAAAAATAGTAAGCCTCACTTCTATGAAAATAATTCAGACGGCTATTCGCTAACTGCTTATAAGAATCTGGCAAATAATGACATCACGAATTCCAGAAAAAACATTATCACGGAAACAGTTCAAAAAGTAAGTCCGGCTGTGGTTGGTATAAATGTTATTGAGATTCGTCAGTATAGAGATCCTTTCGGTTCATTCTTCGATGATCCATTTTTCAGACAGTTTTTTGGCAATAGAGGTAATAGTAATCAGAAAGTCAAAGGACTCGGTTCAGGATATATCATTTCACCTGATGGCTATATATTGACAAATGATCATGTGGCTGGTAATGCAAGTGAGGTTACTGTTACAATGACAAATGGAAATCATTACACCGCAAAAATTGTCGGAACTGATCCTGTATCAGATGTTTGTCTTTTAAAAATTGAAGAAGAAAATCTGCCTTACGTTGTTCTCGGTAATTCTGAAGATATAATTATCGGTGAATGGGTTATAGCACTCGGGAATCCATTTGGACTGTTTGAATTAAATGATAAACCAACTGTAACCGTCGGCGTAATCAGTGCTACGGGTATGAACCTTGAACCTTTAAACAATAGGTATTACCTGAATATGCTACAGACTGATGCTTCAATTAATGGCGGTAACAGCGGCGGTCCGCTTGTGAATAGTATCGGTGAAGTTATCGGGATGAATACTTTAATTTATACTGCCGGCAGCCAGGGAAGCATTGGACTTGGGTTCGCTATCCCAATAAACAAAGTAAAGAGGATCATTACCGAGTTAAAGGAAAAAGGAAAAATTGATCGTGACTTTGATATAGGGTTACGTATCCAATCAATTGATGAAGGTATTGCAAACTATTATAATCTTAAAACCACACGAGGTGTAATTGTAACTCAGGTTGCTAAAAATTCTCCTGCTGGTGAAGCTGGAATAAAAGTCGGCGACATAATTACACAGGTTGAAGAGTATAAAATTAATAATGAACAGACTCTCATCGGAGTCTTTCAGGAATTCCGAACGGGACAAACAATTTCTCTTAAGGTTTTAAGAGATGATGATGAACTAACTAAAAAAATGCGCCTGGAGAAAAACTAA